Part of the Henckelia pumila isolate YLH828 chromosome 2, ASM3356847v2, whole genome shotgun sequence genome is shown below.
TGATCGATGCTCATTCTGATGTATTGCAGAGAAAAAGGGTTCTTGCATCTCTGTGGGTTTGGTGAAGGTAGAGTCTTTCTGGGGCCATTGATCAAACAGGTGTGGAAGAACGTATATTTAGCGCTTTCTCAAGATGTTTGCTTCGCAGCTTTTGAGAATTCTGCAAACTATGCCAAATGACGTGAAATTCGAAACCAGGTAATGTTCTCATCTGCTTCTGTTTGCGTTGAGAATTATTGAGATTTTGACTCCAAGCATGGTTTTCATATGTTTGAGTGTGATGACAGGGTGTTTGATGCGGATGAACGGAACTCGAGCATGAGGGGGAGCATGAGGGGAAGCCGGGATTCGAAATTTTATGATTCTGAAAGTTTTGGGAGGAAGGCTGAATTGGTTTCCTTTGGAAACAGAGAAGTATGCCAGAAACGAGCGTTTGAGGAAAATCGCGGAAATGAGAACTGGAGTGCTAAATCTGTGAATGGCTTTTCTAAAGATCCTGAAGATGGAACTAAAGATTTTCCAAGAAAGGAGGGTCAGAATGGGATGTTGTATCATCTGAGCGGTGTAAATGGAGATTCGGATTCGGTATCCTCTGAGACAAAAGATGAAGACAAGTCCTGGAGAAGTAAGGAGTTCGAAACCTCGGTGATGGTTGAAGAATCGAAACACGGTAATGAGGATGATGACATCCATGACTCTGAGCATATATTAATCTCAGCTTTAAGTTTCATTGATCCTGATCCTGATCCTGATCCGGATCCGGATTCTGATAGTGATAAAACAAAGCTAGACTTTGATTTGCCTGAGTTAGAAGTTTGCTATAAGGAGATCAATTATCACATTGTGAAGGACGATTGTGCTGATGAAATCGTGCCTGCAGTGGAGGAGAATATTTTGATTGAAAATGGTAACTACGACCACTGGGAAGATCCAGAGGGGCGTGTGGGCGAGGAAACTGTTATTTCAGATGGATTAACCGATTCCTTTTTGGAAAACACGACAAGGGTCGGTGCGGATGAATCTGGGAGCAAAGAAGGGACAAAAGATGAATTACTTGAAGAAGCCAAGCCTAGTAGATCACTAGCTGACAGGTCTTTGGAGAAGGATACTGCTAAGGATCATGATCCAGACGACTTGATACAGACGGGGAAGAACGCGAAGGATGCTTTAGGGGAGGAAACCTTCGTCGTCAGCTCCCTTCCAATTCAAGAGTTTGGTACTCGGAGTTTCCTCAGATCTTTCCTGAACTCCCTGGACATTGAGGAGAACAGCATTGTTCAACCTCGGAATATTAATAAGCAGATTCCATTCGGAGAATCAGTGTCTGAAAGTACTTTTGCTGTTTCATCAGCAGAAGCAGAACAGAAGGAAGATATCCAAGCTACAAGCATGTTATACAGGAGCAGGGTTAAACGCAGAAGCATCACATTTAATTTCAATTCTCCCATACCTGGCGTCATGATCGAGTCGCAGGATTTGGACGAGCATGAAAATCTTTCAGAAACTGGTAAATACAGTACTGGAAACATCTCCGACCGATCACTAGATGCATATTCCAACAACTCTTCTTCCACTAGCCCAGTACATTTCATTATGAATGAAGATACAAGCAACGAAAAAGGTCAAGAAATGTCAAGTCCACCAAATAACTGTGGCCAAGAAATCGAGCCACGCTCTCCAAAGCACGAGCGTGGGAACTCTGATAATGTATCAGTTGTTAGCCAAACACAGTATGATGGGGCAGATTTGAGCCATTCCGCAGCCAGTTTTGTTACGTTCTCAGGGCCGATAGCCTATTCTGGGAGTTTATCTCTTCGATCTGATGGAAGTGCAACCAGCACCAGATCTTTTGCTTTCCCTATGTAAATCTTTAGTCTCTTTTTAAAACTATGCTTTCTTATCCTCTCATTGGATAGTTTGATGATTTCCTAGCTTTACTAACTTGTAACTTATCCAATTTATTTATAGATTACTTTCTGAAGAGAACCGGAGTCCAATGAGGATGGAAAACACAGATTTGAGACATTTTCAGAAACACAAGGATTGGAGATCAGGCCTTCTTTGCTGCAGATTCTAAGGAGTCTTTTGGTTTTGTTTATAGCGTGATTTAGGAAGCAAGTTCTGCAATATACTGCGGCGTTTTTTTGGCACAGAACTTGCGACATCGCAAGTGCCAACCGTACCTACAGTTTTGCTATCAATTACTGCATACATGGTTTTCTGCAATTTAGTATCATTCAAAGTTCCGTTTCCTAGAACCTCACTGAATGTATTGTGCTCTGTATCAGTTCGATTATGTATTGTGCAGATCCATTAAACATCATGTATAAGTTCGAAGTCGTTTAAATGCAACACCGAGTGCAATGAGACAGATGTGTTGGTAGAGTTTGTGAATTTCAACAAAACAACAAAATGTAAAGTAATGGTAACCTACTTCAAGACATTGCAAAATGCAAActtttttttattgtattttattgTAATCTCAAGTAAAGTCTATATGACATCATTTGACTGCGGTGATATCATGATAAAAAACCTTAGTGTTTCTTGCAGCCCCTGAAAGTTTGAAACCACCCTTCAGCCAAGAGTTTAAGGTAAAATTAATTCAACTTTTGTCAGTACTAAAACCACCTAAGCATTTCGAGATGCACAGTACTCGACATATGAAAGAGGTGTATTTGTCAAAAATCCAAACTCAGAGGTCTGTGGTCCAACCTCGGTTAGGTACCCAATGATCCACACAAGTTGTGTGAAGGTTCCCAAAAAGGGAAATAAAACTATTATTTTCCAAGTGTACTTGTTTTGAAATTCTCCATTTTGTGTTTTGTGTATGTTTTCTTGCCCAAGTAAAGTTGTGAGACTTCTTCCTTTTGCCAAACTGCTAAAACCGCAAAAGAAGACGATACATTCCTATGGATCTGCCAACTTTCTTTGCTGCATTTTGTGTGGCTCTACTCTATGTTACGGTTGTACCATGTGTTTCGGATGAAGTACACGCTCGACTAGCTCTAGAACAAGGTACGGCGACTACGCGTTTATGGTGCTGTGTATATGAATATTCATGTTATTCACTCAGTTTTGGCTACTAATGCAGCTCAGAATGTAAAGTTTGCTGCTGTGCCTTTGTTCCCAAGGAAGCTCAAGTTAAGTGAGGTGCAAAATATGGGAGTGAGGAATTTTTCTTCCTCAGTTTTAGTCTCGTTTTTTCGACACACGAGAATCTAACTAGGTGGTGCTGGTTTTCTTGATTCCGAACAGGTGAAAGGGTTTGCTAATCAAGCTTTTGTGCCACACGACAAACTGAAGGAAGCTCCATCAGGCATGTTTTTGCTTTCTTGACTACTATCATctcatttattaatttattatttccaAAACGAACCCAAGATTTTAATGAAACGTTATGTATATTAGTATATGCTTTGAGAGTTCAAAATttgaattacaaaaaaaaaataaaaaatcatataattaaattttcataCAAGAAGGTCACTTGCTTAATACTTGGTTGCACTTCATGACTTCATCTTCACTCACAAAATCAACTTGATCATGTTCTGGTCTCATAAATTTCAGGCCTGTTCTTATTACTTGGGATAATCAGTATAATCAAACCAttcttaatttttatattcataCAATAATACTAATATTACTAGACCcgattcatgaaaaattttaCTTTTATGAAGTTAACTAATTTCACGGATAATCTTGCATGGTATGAGATGGTATGAGATTATAAGAAAACTGTGACCGATTATTTCGTTGTAATTTCTTAAACAGTGTATTGGTTGACATGTCCAGGTAAAAGAGAGGAAACAGTGAAAGTTCCCAGATCAGAAAACTTGAGCACAATGGACTATGACTGGGTCAGAAGTAGAATCCCAATACACAACTAGCTAGCAGCTTACTCCATTTTCCCCATAAAACATGAGCTTTTTCAAGCAAGAAACCCAATTTTGTTtgttaaaaagtaaaaactagTGTTCTAGATGTAATGAAGGAATTTTTTGCTATGTTCAATAGCGAATTTTCGATTTCGTCGTCGACTTTGTGTTATTGCTTTTTGAATCTACTCAAAATATTTGAAGACATGTAGACTTTTTAGTTTTACCCATGTAATCGGACTTGATCGTAGATTCGTagtctaaatttttttaaaaatcattccGAACATTTGTTGAGCAAATATTCATTTCCCTTAGAGTAAGCCAATTACTCTCAATTAATTTAGATTGCAGGGGATTAAAACTGACAAAATGAACTGCATTGTTTCTTAGAGTAAATCAATAACTCTCAATCTattagttttaattaatttaagatTAGGGTTAATTGCAAACACTATCCCCGTCAATTTTGAAATTGCTAAAATGTTTTCAATACATATATCctcatgttttcaaattttgacaTACATCCTTATCCATATGTATTTTTAGACATGTCAATTCGGGTCAACCCGCCCCGACCCGCCTTGGCCCGCCATAAGACGGAGCGGGCCGGCCCGAATTGATTGCGGGTTGGAAATATCCCACCCCAACCCAACCCATCATGGGTTGTGAGTTgggcgggccaacccgccaaaaaataaaaaaaattcaaaaatatttataaaaataaaaataaataaaaaaaatcttacaTAAACAATTATACatgatatacatatataaaaactcattcaaaataaataaatcattataaataatataaattttttaaattaatcaattaaacataaattatatAAGTCATTTAAAACTTATAAAgttataatcatatataaaacatTATAAATTGTTCAAAACTTATCaatcatacataaaatatttaaaatattaattataatataaatttttaaaaatacaataattgtCGGGCAGGCCTGCCCCGACCCGCCTTGGCCCGCGGCCCAAACGGTCCAACCCATTTTGGCCCGCCCCTAAACGGGCCACCAATTATTCAACCCAACCCGTCATTTTTTAatggcggggcggggcgggttGGTCCGACAGGCTCAACCGAAATTGACATCTCTATGTATTTTCACGAATATgtgtcaaaatttaaaaatacagaGTTAATAATCATAAAAGACTTTCAACAATCTAAGATATTGTTTGATAttgctttttaaaaaaatactttttaattTTTCCTTTTGTGTTGCTTGTACGAAACACTTTTCAGCTTTTTTATGTATCGAATCATAACAATTGCGCGCATGTGCAAATAATAATTTCTTATTCCTAATTTCCTATCTGCGTGTGCCACAAATGTCAAAAATTTTTCCCAACCTGGGACAATTCGaatctaatttatttatttaagaaagACATCTTATTGACTTAAAATTTTATCCCgacaattaaaatattataaataattttattaaataatacaaaacataaatttaatttaccgaaatatataaaacaaaaaaccATATGTATATGAGTATATCTAATCTAATAttctaatctaatctaatcttatacaaaaataaaaatacattttgaATATAGGAGAGAGTGAGATATAGAGGAAAGGAGAGAGACCTGTGAGATAGAAAGAGAAACATAAAGAGAAAATGTGTATGTTAATTATGGAAAAAGATCATCTGCTGCGGAGAGAGAAACAATATTGGTGATGTGCATTGAAAAAGCCTTGATTTGCAATATTTCATGTgtgtaattaattaaacatattattttttaatcatgtGATATGAATTAGAGAAGCTAATTCAATGCACAGTATCCTGTACTGTTTTTCTCTCCACAGCAGAGGATCCAGATCCGTTAATTATAAGTTTTAAATATCCATCCAAATCTTTGGGTTAGATATAAGAAAATTGTTGATAATTTATAGTTTTACTTTATGCTTCAATGTTTGTATGTTAATGAATTTAATGGAGTTGTTAAAAGtttattgaaaatttgaatACCAGTAGActtgcaaaatttttaaaagtcaagGTCGAATATCACTTAACTTTTTAAAACTCTAGAAAAATCTATTTTGAATACTGCTAAACTTCTATAGAGATACAAAAATTTGGATTGAATACCCATGAATTACAGAATCGAAAATTCTAAGTAACCTGAAACAAACAAATTTGAGAACTTTACATCATGTTACACCCCAAATTCGACGAGTGTCCCATTGTACCAAGATGAGTATTTCCAACATGCTTATgttctcactcacacgcactcTAAGAAACTTTCCAAGGAGTTATCTAACCTAAAATTGCTCCAAGTCAAATACGCTTAACTTTGAGCTCACGAAAAAAATATACACATTCTTGATACCAGTAATATCTATAAAATCTTTTTAGCCCTGCTCAACAATGCAGTCTCATACATGAAAAGTCTCATAATCCCTTTCATTTCGAAacgagatcggttcattcatgtcttccttgtaagacctcgattctaatcatctaatcaggAATTAGTCCTATCGAAATTCAACAAAAGATCCAAGATATAAAgcagtaaatttttttttaaagaacagtgctcgctcgatcggtaaagatcaaccgatcgagcgggcaaaatTTCAAAAGTTACTGCCCGGATCAAAACCaccgccgctcgatcggtaaaactcaaccgatcgagcggccaagcaATTTACAAAACAGAAACATGGACTCCCTTCCAtagctcgatcggtcaaactctaccaATCGAGCGATGACAGTTTTGGGCAGAAAACAGCAAAAAAATTCACCAAGTTCAAGTCCAATATTCATTCAATACATAACGAGATATAAAAACATGCAACAGCAACATACAACCTCAATATTCGAACATTCgatacaatcaaaacaacatggttcgagttctaaacatgctttcaaaacataaactagattagCATGCTTTCGACTTCTATCATCGAAGCTCCACTTCTATTCCTCAACCTCGATCTATCCCTGACGTCTCtaactcgatcctgccccacctgttgccaagtacacatataaaacaaagcaacagccggataactccggtgagaaaaaatcccagtaaaagcaacaagaCATACAATATCAATTAGCATATCAATATCATGATATGACATACATAATATTCAATAACGATAAAGATGAGATGCATTTCTTTAAAAGTTCgagattatcaaatcagataatcaaaaggaaaTTTGTTCgtttggttgggatcccgaggccaagATCTCATGACTGACCACCAACTCACCTCTCGGGGTGGGGTCACTTATCTAtaacctctagactttgagcgaCATATAAAGAGTCTTTTGCGCTCTGAGCGAAATCCACGACCCAAGCCACTCAGTTATAGTCCCCAAAATGTCTAATTCGATTCGGGCGATTCTGCCATTTCAAAATATAGATaaatgctcaatatgaatgcaatacaGTTCGATATGCATTCAACTAAAATCATAAAGTCACAAAAGATCACTTTGTCAAACAAAActcattcaaaatcaaataacacAGTATGTGATGTTTAGGAAAACTCGAGCTTCGAAATCACTCTCGAGTGTTCTTTCCCATTCGGTTGATGTTCGCTTATAtcttattcgcttcgaaggtactccaaatttgaaattcaattaAAAAGAATAATTCAAACTCTATTCAACATTCAATCGAACAAAACTAGGTAAAACTCATTACCAACTCGATCAATCCTTCATCGATTCgaattctgctaactctgggttcaacaatcttcaaaccaatctg
Proteins encoded:
- the LOC140879112 gene encoding uncharacterized protein, with translation MFASQLLRILQTMPNDVKFETRVFDADERNSSMRGSMRGSRDSKFYDSESFGRKAELVSFGNREVCQKRAFEENRGNENWSAKSVNGFSKDPEDGTKDFPRKEGQNGMLYHLSGVNGDSDSVSSETKDEDKSWRSKEFETSVMVEESKHGNEDDDIHDSEHILISALSFIDPDPDPDPDPDSDSDKTKLDFDLPELEVCYKEINYHIVKDDCADEIVPAVEENILIENGNYDHWEDPEGRVGEETVISDGLTDSFLENTTRVGADESGSKEGTKDELLEEAKPSRSLADRSLEKDTAKDHDPDDLIQTGKNAKDALGEETFVVSSLPIQEFGTRSFLRSFLNSLDIEENSIVQPRNINKQIPFGESVSESTFAVSSAEAEQKEDIQATSMLYRSRVKRRSITFNFNSPIPGVMIESQDLDEHENLSETGKYSTGNISDRSLDAYSNNSSSTSPVHFIMNEDTSNEKGQEMSSPPNNCGQEIEPRSPKHERGNSDNVSVVSQTQYDGADLSHSAASFVTFSGPIAYSGSLSLRSDGSATSTRSFAFPILLSEENRSPMRMENTDLRHFQKHKDWRSGLLCCRF